In a single window of the Renibacterium salmoninarum ATCC 33209 genome:
- a CDS encoding substrate-binding domain-containing protein, with translation MLAAAAIPVVLALVLAGCSSAGGRPQPNAGGTGGQVVTTPRITIALISHSAPGDTFWDIVRRGAEEAAAKDNINLLYTAQPEGAGQAQLVQQAIGQKVAGIAVTLAKPDAMKTVLVNAKAQNIPVIAINAGQSASKELGAKLFIGADDRIAGEAVGQKLLDEGFKQPICVIHEQGNAGLEDRCAGVKAKVPGTEILYVQGSDMTQASSTNTSKLQATTSADVVIGLGAPFTLTALKAVEATGSKAKIASFDLNPDLAQQIKDGKIAFTVDQQPWLQGYLAVDYFWQQLRGGFEIGGGQPVLTGPAIVDKNNVDSILKFAKDGIR, from the coding sequence ATGCTGGCGGCAGCGGCAATTCCGGTGGTCCTAGCCTTAGTGCTCGCGGGTTGTTCATCTGCCGGCGGTCGGCCACAGCCCAATGCGGGCGGAACTGGCGGCCAGGTGGTCACGACGCCGCGGATCACGATCGCGTTGATTTCACACTCGGCCCCCGGCGACACCTTTTGGGATATTGTCCGTCGAGGTGCTGAAGAAGCGGCCGCCAAGGACAATATCAACCTGCTCTATACCGCGCAGCCGGAAGGTGCTGGGCAAGCACAACTTGTTCAACAGGCGATTGGTCAAAAGGTGGCTGGTATTGCCGTCACACTCGCCAAGCCAGACGCGATGAAAACTGTGTTGGTTAATGCTAAAGCGCAAAACATTCCAGTAATTGCCATCAATGCTGGCCAATCAGCTTCGAAGGAACTTGGTGCCAAGCTTTTCATTGGTGCAGATGATCGGATCGCGGGCGAGGCCGTAGGTCAGAAGTTACTTGATGAAGGTTTCAAACAACCCATCTGCGTGATTCACGAGCAAGGCAACGCTGGTTTGGAAGATCGATGCGCCGGGGTGAAAGCTAAAGTCCCCGGCACCGAGATCCTTTATGTGCAAGGTTCTGACATGACTCAGGCTTCCTCGACAAATACCTCAAAACTGCAGGCGACGACGTCGGCCGACGTCGTAATTGGCCTGGGTGCGCCATTCACTTTGACTGCGCTCAAGGCTGTTGAAGCAACTGGCTCCAAAGCAAAAATAGCTTCCTTCGATCTCAATCCGGACTTGGCGCAACAAATCAAAGATGGCAAGATCGCGTTCACGGTTGATCAGCAACCTTGGCTGCAGGGTTACTTGGCCGTCGATTACTTCTGGCAGCAGCTGCGTGGTGGCTTTGAAATCGGTGGTGGGCAGCCGGTGCTTACCGGCCCGGCGATCGTGGACAAAAACAACGTTGATTCAATACTGAAATTTGCGAAAGACGGAATTCGATGA
- a CDS encoding trans-sulfuration enzyme family protein: MHSLDTMAVHAGRDGLTEQGVHTVPIDLSTTAPLPSVHDGGLAYEQMATGDMHQAGQSTVYQRLWNPTVARFEAGVATLEGAAEAVAFATGMAALSAALLAVVATGKKHIVAVRPLYGGSDHILAAGLLGTEVTFVSPEEVPGALRADTGLVVVETPANPSLELVNIANLVAATDGVPVLVDNTFASPILQQPLIHGASMVLHSATKFLGGHGDAMGGVIAAEPVWTERLRRVRAVTGGILTPWTAYLLHRGLATLPIRIRAQQETAGKIASALVEHELISKVFYPGLPECDPMGLIGTQMLGPGSLVAFELPSAEHAERVPGATRLITHAVSLGGIDTLVQHPAGLTHRPVVAEAKPHANLLRLSIGLEGADDVAADLLQAIESTR, from the coding sequence ATGCATTCCCTCGACACTATGGCCGTCCACGCCGGCCGCGACGGGCTCACCGAACAAGGTGTTCACACGGTACCGATCGACCTCTCAACAACCGCACCCTTGCCTTCGGTTCACGATGGCGGACTTGCCTACGAGCAGATGGCCACTGGCGATATGCATCAAGCGGGGCAGAGCACCGTTTATCAGCGACTTTGGAACCCCACCGTGGCTCGCTTCGAAGCAGGTGTTGCCACTTTGGAAGGCGCAGCGGAAGCTGTTGCTTTCGCAACCGGCATGGCCGCCCTCAGTGCGGCGTTGCTCGCCGTCGTCGCCACTGGGAAGAAGCACATCGTCGCCGTTCGCCCGCTGTACGGCGGCAGTGACCACATTTTGGCCGCTGGCCTACTGGGCACTGAGGTGACTTTTGTATCACCCGAGGAGGTGCCCGGCGCGCTGCGTGCGGATACTGGCCTAGTCGTGGTCGAGACTCCAGCCAATCCGAGTTTGGAACTGGTAAATATCGCGAATTTGGTGGCGGCAACGGATGGCGTTCCGGTGCTTGTCGACAACACCTTTGCCAGCCCTATTCTGCAACAACCGCTGATACACGGGGCCAGCATGGTGTTGCACAGTGCCACGAAGTTCTTGGGCGGCCACGGTGACGCGATGGGCGGCGTAATAGCGGCTGAACCAGTGTGGACGGAGCGACTTCGCCGGGTCCGCGCGGTTACCGGCGGCATTCTGACGCCGTGGACCGCTTACCTTTTGCACCGCGGCTTGGCTACCTTGCCAATTCGAATCCGTGCGCAACAAGAGACTGCCGGGAAAATTGCTTCTGCTCTGGTTGAGCATGAACTAATCAGCAAAGTCTTTTACCCCGGATTGCCGGAATGCGACCCGATGGGGCTCATTGGCACCCAAATGCTTGGCCCGGGATCATTGGTGGCATTTGAGCTACCCAGCGCCGAGCACGCTGAGCGAGTTCCCGGAGCTACTCGACTGATCACGCACGCGGTGTCGCTAGGCGGTATCGATACCCTCGTTCAACACCCGGCCGGCTTAACACACCGGCCGGTAGTAGCCGAGGCCAAACCGCATGCCAATCTGCTTCGGTTGTCGATCGGGCTAGAAGGCGCCGACGACGTTGCGGCCGATTTGCTGCAGGCCATAGAAAGCACTCGCTAA
- a CDS encoding S53 family peptidase — translation MKKNRVRARGSVIAGLAVPAIVLAFAGTSVAATPSPSPDVVQGIAGSSSPRVSHSQRLDAAPAQQQRTIKVSLAPHNVAILDALLANVNDPASPQYRHFLTSAEYAARFAPTQAEVDSVAAVLKAKGLSIDAVGPGNHYVSASGNVSQLQNLFKTNLSQYRDSQTGTDFTGADSDVKVPQSLAGLITDVSGLTDEGKILRPASYKAPVDAATLQTEAKAVTDKGSGVKGGFTPKELNSGYNTASISGAAQGAGQTIALVEFSGHKQSHVTTYNTQYNISAATLQDVNVDGGPGTPDEGQGEVGLDIQVLHAVAPKASILNYQAPNTDAADIDLYTAIINDNKASIVSSSWGNAENQSTQSHITALSNIFKQATAQGQTILSASGDHGASDDWSNNNDAKLTVDSPSSDPNVTGVGGTRLSIDSNTGAWAGEAVWNDYVKSGDTWRGATGGGVSTFFARPSWQTGAGVNTSQKRQVPDISSAAAEFQYSIYSENYDSNGNDLGEGWSASAGTSAAAPLNAGFLALVSNQGGGSVGFGNVNPAIYKAAAANPSAFHDITSGTNSIVGKSSSYAVTAGFDKATGWGSPNFPAYGTELLKK, via the coding sequence GTGAAGAAGAATAGAGTCCGCGCTCGCGGCTCGGTTATTGCAGGCTTGGCCGTTCCGGCCATCGTCCTGGCCTTTGCCGGCACTTCGGTGGCCGCAACCCCGTCACCCTCGCCCGACGTCGTGCAGGGAATTGCGGGATCAAGCTCACCTCGAGTTTCGCACTCCCAGCGTCTGGACGCGGCTCCCGCGCAGCAGCAACGTACAATCAAGGTCTCGCTTGCGCCACACAATGTCGCCATTTTAGATGCTCTTCTGGCAAACGTCAATGATCCGGCTTCGCCGCAGTACCGCCACTTCTTGACTTCAGCAGAGTATGCGGCACGCTTCGCGCCGACTCAGGCAGAAGTTGATTCTGTGGCTGCCGTTTTGAAAGCAAAAGGATTGTCGATCGATGCGGTAGGCCCAGGCAATCACTATGTGTCTGCTTCAGGAAATGTCTCGCAACTGCAGAACCTTTTCAAAACTAATCTTTCGCAGTACCGGGATTCGCAGACCGGAACAGACTTCACCGGCGCAGACAGCGATGTCAAGGTTCCGCAGAGCTTGGCTGGTCTGATCACTGATGTTTCTGGATTAACCGACGAGGGCAAAATCCTTCGGCCAGCTTCGTATAAGGCGCCAGTTGACGCCGCTACCCTTCAGACGGAGGCTAAGGCCGTAACTGATAAGGGCAGCGGAGTCAAAGGTGGCTTTACGCCGAAAGAACTTAACAGCGGTTACAACACCGCGTCGATCTCAGGTGCCGCGCAAGGCGCCGGGCAGACCATCGCCTTGGTTGAATTCTCTGGCCACAAGCAAAGCCATGTCACCACTTACAACACGCAATACAACATCTCCGCAGCCACGCTCCAAGATGTGAACGTCGACGGCGGTCCGGGAACCCCGGATGAAGGACAAGGCGAAGTGGGCCTGGACATTCAGGTACTGCACGCAGTCGCTCCGAAGGCTTCGATTTTGAACTACCAAGCACCGAATACCGATGCCGCTGATATTGATCTCTACACCGCAATTATCAACGACAACAAGGCCTCGATTGTCTCCTCAAGCTGGGGCAACGCGGAGAACCAATCCACTCAGAGTCATATCACGGCACTATCGAACATCTTCAAACAGGCTACTGCGCAGGGTCAGACCATTTTGTCTGCCTCCGGCGATCACGGTGCTTCCGATGACTGGTCGAACAACAACGACGCCAAATTGACTGTTGATTCGCCTTCTTCGGATCCCAACGTCACCGGCGTTGGCGGAACAAGACTCTCGATCGATTCAAACACTGGCGCATGGGCCGGTGAAGCAGTTTGGAATGACTACGTGAAGTCCGGCGACACCTGGCGAGGCGCCACTGGTGGTGGCGTCTCGACCTTCTTCGCCCGCCCCTCATGGCAGACCGGCGCCGGTGTAAACACCTCGCAGAAACGTCAGGTGCCGGATATTTCGTCAGCTGCTGCGGAATTCCAGTACTCCATTTATTCGGAGAACTACGATTCAAACGGAAACGACCTCGGTGAAGGTTGGAGCGCATCCGCAGGAACCAGCGCTGCGGCACCGCTGAATGCCGGATTCCTTGCCCTAGTAAGCAACCAGGGTGGTGGAAGCGTAGGCTTCGGCAACGTCAACCCGGCAATCTACAAGGCCGCTGCCGCCAATCCTTCGGCGTTTCACGACATCACTTCCGGCACCAATAGCATCGTTGGCAAGTCCAGCTCTTACGCAGTAACTGCTGGCTTTGACAAGGCCACCGGCTGGGGAAGCCCGAACTTCCCGGCTTATGGAACTGAGTTGCTCAAGAAGTAG
- a CDS encoding Gfo/Idh/MocA family protein: MRIGVIGLGRIGLMHAQNLLKSPRSTEVLFADAVPEAAQQAAAQLGQGTAVELDQLFSAQPEAVIISAATSAHRELIERSVLAGIPVFCEKPVAPSSQEAQELVDFVAANHGIVQIGHQRRFDAGYLRARAEFSSGKLGRLHSIRAITADARPPAIRFLASSDGLFRDCSVHDFDIIRWLTGQEIVEGYAKGSNRGDPEIGQVGDVDTAVAMFTLADGTLATVVATRYNGAGHDVRLELQGSEGTACVGLDERSALHSVERGVTFPHKSAHETFMERFTDEYQSQLEHFLALARGEAENPCTVAESAVASRIADAAQASLSGGRPVRT; this comes from the coding sequence ATGCGCATTGGCGTTATTGGCTTAGGCCGCATCGGTTTAATGCACGCCCAGAATCTCCTCAAGTCACCACGCAGCACCGAGGTGCTTTTTGCTGACGCAGTTCCGGAAGCTGCTCAGCAAGCGGCCGCTCAACTAGGCCAAGGGACCGCAGTGGAGCTCGATCAACTATTTTCGGCGCAACCCGAAGCCGTGATCATTTCGGCAGCAACTAGCGCACACCGAGAACTTATCGAACGCTCGGTTCTCGCCGGAATTCCGGTTTTCTGCGAGAAGCCAGTTGCACCAAGCTCGCAAGAGGCACAAGAGCTAGTTGACTTCGTCGCCGCCAATCACGGGATCGTCCAAATTGGGCATCAACGCCGATTCGATGCTGGCTATCTCCGAGCCAGAGCGGAGTTCTCCTCGGGCAAGCTCGGTCGGCTGCATTCGATCCGCGCCATTACCGCGGATGCCCGCCCGCCCGCGATCCGATTTCTAGCCAGCTCTGACGGCCTCTTCCGCGACTGCAGCGTGCACGATTTCGACATCATCCGCTGGCTCACCGGACAGGAAATCGTCGAGGGATACGCGAAGGGATCCAACCGTGGAGATCCTGAAATTGGACAGGTTGGCGACGTTGATACGGCCGTGGCAATGTTCACTCTGGCCGACGGAACACTCGCAACGGTGGTCGCCACGCGATACAACGGCGCCGGGCACGATGTGCGCTTGGAGCTTCAGGGTAGCGAAGGAACAGCTTGCGTTGGCTTGGACGAGCGCTCCGCACTGCATTCGGTTGAACGTGGAGTCACCTTCCCGCATAAGTCCGCGCATGAAACTTTTATGGAACGGTTCACTGACGAATATCAGAGCCAACTTGAACATTTTCTAGCGCTAGCACGCGGCGAGGCGGAGAACCCTTGCACCGTAGCCGAGTCTGCAGTGGCTTCCCGCATAGCCGATGCAGCTCAGGCTTCGCTCAGCGGCGGACGGCCAGTTCGGACCTAA